One window of Nymphaea colorata isolate Beijing-Zhang1983 chromosome 11, ASM883128v2, whole genome shotgun sequence genomic DNA carries:
- the LOC116264356 gene encoding aspartic proteinase nepenthesin-1-like, with the protein MGCSQNAEQSNPPSPNLQQTPPPTNNSSTMAMPPQSHCLSSVLPILLLAIHLLPFCSSTSSIRVDVFVNLVQVDAHLNLTYHERLHRVMNRSHQRAMNLQHRGQRGRRHRTAPRPLDHNSSSIETPLQAGHGEFLMKLAIGNPPTSFMAIVDTASDLIWTPCSPCTLCPDQPSTVFDPQGSASYSKLSCSSPSCSALPHVCDPLSNDCQYIYRYGDQSTTSGYLSSETFTLGSASFENVGFGCGTMNWGFHEGAGLVGLNRGRLSLISQLGASVGYQFSYCLSGLEGGSSSSSRLAFGPNSSLPSSSVGAIKLPLLINSRSPDFYFVDLEGISVGGRRLPIEASAFQFKQGGTGGVVVDSGSALMYLVAEAYREVKQTFITAISLPVAAGPTAAGSGLCFQGFVDPSSIPTLTLHFSSGDFCAPRENYFIVDEDSRLSCLAINETPMGMSIIGAFMQQNVHIHYDLGNNLITFTPAQCDQL; encoded by the exons ATGGGTTGTTCTCAAAATGCAGAACAAAGCAACCCACCATCTCCCAATCTCCAGCAAACTCCACCACCTACCAACAACAGTAGCACCATGGCCATGCCACCACAGTCGCATTGCCTCTCTTCCGTCCTCCCCATCCTTCTCCTCGCCATCCATCTCCTCCCCTTCtgctcctccacctcctctatCAGGGTCGACGTCTTCGTCAATCTTGTCCAAGTCGATGCCCACCTGAACTTAACCTACCACGAGCGACTACACCGGGTGATGAACCGAAGCCATCAACGGGCCATGAACTTGCAGCACCGTGGCCAGAGAGGGCGGCGCCACCGCACAGCCCCACGACCACTGGACCATAATTCGTCAAGCATCGAGACCCCGCTGCAAGCTGGGCACGGCGAGTTTCTAATGAAGCTCGCAATAGGAAATCCCCCAACTTCCTTCATGGCCATCGTCGATACAGCAAGCGATCTAATTTGGACTCCGTGCAGCCCTTGCACCCTTTGCCCCGACCAGCCCTCGACGGTTTTCGATCCTCAGGGCTCGGCTTCCTACTCAAAGTTGTCATGCTCGAGCCCATCTTGCAGCGCCCTGCCCCACGTTTGCGACCCTTTAAGCAACGACTGCCAGTATATCTACAGGTATGGGGATCAGTCGACCACCAGCGGGTACCTAAGCTCGGAAACCTTCACCTTGGGCTCCGCCTCGTTCGAGAACGTGGGGTTCGGCTGTGGCACCATGAACTGGGGCTTCCATGAGGGCGCCGGCTTGGTTGGTCTGAATCGTGGCCGGCTGTCGCTGATCTCTCAGCTCGGCGCCTCGGTCGGCTACCAGTTCTCCTACTGTTTGAGTGGGCTGGAGGGCGGGAGCTCTAGTTCGAGTCGCCTGGCCTTCGGACCCAACTCGTCCTTGCCGAGCTCATCTGTGGGTGCCATCAAGTTGCCGTTGTTGATCAACTCCAGAAGTCCGGATTTCTACTTTGTGGATTTGGAGGGCATTAGCGTCGGAGGAAGGCGTCTGCCCATCGAAGCTTCAGCATTCCAGTTCAAGCAGGGGGGAACTGGTGGTGTCGTTGTGGACTCGGGCTCCGCCCTTATGTATCTTGTTGCAGAGGCATACAG AGAAGTGAAGCAAACATTCATCACAGCGATCAGCCTGCCAGTTGCAGCTGGCCCAACCGCTGCAGGTTCCGGCCTCTGCTTCCAAGGCTTCGTCGACCCTTCGTCCATCCCCACTCTCACGCTTCATTTCAGTAGCGGTGATTTCTGTGCGCCGCGGGAGAACTATTTCATCGTTGATGAGGACAGTCGATTGTCTTGCCTAGCAATCAACGAGACGCCGATGGGAATGTCCATCATCGGAGCCTTCATGCAGCAGAACGTCCACATTCATTACGACCTTGGAAACAACCTCATCACTTTCACGCCTGCACAATGTGATCAATTGTAg